In Penaeus monodon isolate SGIC_2016 chromosome 8, NSTDA_Pmon_1, whole genome shotgun sequence, one DNA window encodes the following:
- the LOC119576361 gene encoding histone acetyltransferase type B catalytic subunit-like isoform X2 codes for MAGVSGIAKSSLQHYVIDSNEALEFKLVRTAADLEDDETTFKPDMSHQVYGDSEQIFGYSGLRVKLYYSACRLTTYLAHTYAEKVDPEKFDGVQPDEVIKPVAERIPPGYLTNLNDFTAALQKDATFKPFGDMLHRFTVATEDGQGKTYEVYYCDISTSGWIDFHERLQTFILWYIDAASYIDVDDDKWRFFVIYEKYMVNGIPNYAVAGYTTVYEYYAYPANIRPRISQMLVLPPFQRLGLGAQMLDIIYNHYKNNAKVTDITVEDPSDNFVRLRDFVDSKNCLKMDSFQPSKLTEGFTEAMAKEAQEKLKLNKKQVRRVYEILRLHITNRSDKESYRRYRLEVKNRLNVQYQKEDRDMEKLKKILKPEEYQATMTITSKEQRLESLERQYNDLEEHYLHVLERLAATNLS; via the exons ATGGCGG gTGTATCTGGCATAGCTAAAAGCTCCCTCCAACACTATGTTATTGATAGTAATGAAGCTCTGGAATTTAAGCTAG TGCGGACAGCAGCTGACCTCGAAGATGATGAGACTACATTCAAACCTGACATGTCTCATCAGGTTTACGGTGACAG TGAACAGATCTTTGGATATAGTGGTTTGCGTGTGAAATTGTACTACAGTGCATGCAGGCTTACCACGTACCTGGCTCATACTTATGCAGAAAAGGTTGATCCAGAAAAATTTGATGGTGTTCAG CCAGATGAAGTTATCAAACCAGTTGCAGAGAGGATTCCACCAGGCTACTTAACAAACTTAAATGACTTCACAGCAGCCCTTCAGAAAGATGCCACTTTCAAACCATTTGGTGATATGTTGCATAGATTTACTGTTGCAACAG AGGATGGACAAGGAAAAACCTATGAAGTTTATTACTGTGACATATCAACCTCAGGATGGATAGACTTCCATGAACGACTTCAGACATTTATTCTATGGTATATTGATGCTGCATCTTATATTGATGTCGATGATGATAAATGGAGATTCTTTGTTAT ATATGAAAAGTACATGGTGAATGGAATCCCAAATTATGCAGTTGCAGGTTATACtactgtatatgaatattatgcatATCCAGCCAACATCAGACCTCGCATTTCACAAATGTTGGTTCTTCCTCCATTTCAACGTTTGGGCTTGGGTGCACAGATGTTAGACATCATATACAACCATTACAAGAATAATGCAAAAGTTACAGATATTACAG tgGAGGATCCCTCAGATAACTTTGTTCGCTTGCGAGACTTTGTCGACTCCAAAAATTGCTTGAAAATGGACTCATTCCAGCCATCAAAGCTGACTGAAGGATTCACTGAAGCCATGGCCAAAGAAGCTCAAGAGAAGTTAAAGTTAAATAAA AAACAAGTTAGACGTGTGTACGAGATCCTCAGACTTCACATAACAAACCGATCAGATAAAGAATCTTACAGAAGATACAGATTGGAAGTTAAGAACCGGCTTAATGTTCAGTACCAG aaagaagatagagacatGGAGAAGCTGAAAAAGATACTGAAGCCCGAAGAGTACCAAGCCACAATGACCATCACTAGCAAAGAACAGCGCCTGGAAAGTTTGGAACGCCAATATAATGATCTGGAAGAGCACTACTTACATGTTCTGGAGCGTCTGGCAGCCACCAATTTGTCTTGA
- the LOC119576361 gene encoding histone acetyltransferase type B catalytic subunit-like isoform X1 yields MPSLTADGVSGIAKSSLQHYVIDSNEALEFKLVRTAADLEDDETTFKPDMSHQVYGDSEQIFGYSGLRVKLYYSACRLTTYLAHTYAEKVDPEKFDGVQPDEVIKPVAERIPPGYLTNLNDFTAALQKDATFKPFGDMLHRFTVATEDGQGKTYEVYYCDISTSGWIDFHERLQTFILWYIDAASYIDVDDDKWRFFVIYEKYMVNGIPNYAVAGYTTVYEYYAYPANIRPRISQMLVLPPFQRLGLGAQMLDIIYNHYKNNAKVTDITVEDPSDNFVRLRDFVDSKNCLKMDSFQPSKLTEGFTEAMAKEAQEKLKLNKKQVRRVYEILRLHITNRSDKESYRRYRLEVKNRLNVQYQKEDRDMEKLKKILKPEEYQATMTITSKEQRLESLERQYNDLEEHYLHVLERLAATNLS; encoded by the exons ATGCCTTCGCTCACGGCTGATG gTGTATCTGGCATAGCTAAAAGCTCCCTCCAACACTATGTTATTGATAGTAATGAAGCTCTGGAATTTAAGCTAG TGCGGACAGCAGCTGACCTCGAAGATGATGAGACTACATTCAAACCTGACATGTCTCATCAGGTTTACGGTGACAG TGAACAGATCTTTGGATATAGTGGTTTGCGTGTGAAATTGTACTACAGTGCATGCAGGCTTACCACGTACCTGGCTCATACTTATGCAGAAAAGGTTGATCCAGAAAAATTTGATGGTGTTCAG CCAGATGAAGTTATCAAACCAGTTGCAGAGAGGATTCCACCAGGCTACTTAACAAACTTAAATGACTTCACAGCAGCCCTTCAGAAAGATGCCACTTTCAAACCATTTGGTGATATGTTGCATAGATTTACTGTTGCAACAG AGGATGGACAAGGAAAAACCTATGAAGTTTATTACTGTGACATATCAACCTCAGGATGGATAGACTTCCATGAACGACTTCAGACATTTATTCTATGGTATATTGATGCTGCATCTTATATTGATGTCGATGATGATAAATGGAGATTCTTTGTTAT ATATGAAAAGTACATGGTGAATGGAATCCCAAATTATGCAGTTGCAGGTTATACtactgtatatgaatattatgcatATCCAGCCAACATCAGACCTCGCATTTCACAAATGTTGGTTCTTCCTCCATTTCAACGTTTGGGCTTGGGTGCACAGATGTTAGACATCATATACAACCATTACAAGAATAATGCAAAAGTTACAGATATTACAG tgGAGGATCCCTCAGATAACTTTGTTCGCTTGCGAGACTTTGTCGACTCCAAAAATTGCTTGAAAATGGACTCATTCCAGCCATCAAAGCTGACTGAAGGATTCACTGAAGCCATGGCCAAAGAAGCTCAAGAGAAGTTAAAGTTAAATAAA AAACAAGTTAGACGTGTGTACGAGATCCTCAGACTTCACATAACAAACCGATCAGATAAAGAATCTTACAGAAGATACAGATTGGAAGTTAAGAACCGGCTTAATGTTCAGTACCAG aaagaagatagagacatGGAGAAGCTGAAAAAGATACTGAAGCCCGAAGAGTACCAAGCCACAATGACCATCACTAGCAAAGAACAGCGCCTGGAAAGTTTGGAACGCCAATATAATGATCTGGAAGAGCACTACTTACATGTTCTGGAGCGTCTGGCAGCCACCAATTTGTCTTGA
- the LOC119576359 gene encoding uncharacterized protein LOC119576359, which produces MGDVCVVCGESAEGKPLYKKLGSGEYNVEVLTALRALQLTIITDADKNNGYICWDCDEVIVAEYGRYLESEESKKTEDVKQRRTKKHHKAETKKKKSKPSDIHKGKKIRKLKLSLSRINLESTAVPRSVTKAKKQEHHRERRISKVHQSSHCVMCDKSFENGDRGYQRFNLMKMVNDDMDVAEVMQLLGLARHIAPEMKKKRFVCNPCYYIIRRNYKNKLLKGTSIEAVASGGATNSKPTQNPIHRATTQEHAAEIAKLLPPALAECYKILTGDSDMTEKEILPPANTSQQQNIAGHLLSESQINSQRFETGSADDEVYTENDGDEHSAGTEAEDEDSGFNVSQDKFGNYVINMDEVASPRLDDDQTSESKSPHPSMSKESRVMHITRKKNVLLPKRRQHHLSTEHDSEGSQPESDSQSLPVKDLNGTQSTTGGEDGSLTGVCNICGIKFTGKPATWWYNLNSLLAGFENITVTIALRLLETSLADTSKEARIARQVCPMCYGMVSAGFRSQVTQRVEQQLHVDPSQVNISKMKVQTIPRPKLKNIIEKEVFPTQSQKYVNEDINNIKRQKRKSIEDSTELSIAKKTKDESTVESQTPHRGKNVVRINKRGRKRKSIGKVPEQTSSKQDLSSDGNSDADDSKPPKPIVLLEDLRSVLPAEAFGGKPVSALKIEENINQSSPSHNSEESAPAFHADLGGSSPPASHLIFSSLTPSQEVDACEFIHHADKEIFTNLLNKGKGNVVPGNVRGRCVICGCNYYVEQSFWKNINTMIRPPSLMISLRWVCISLNVTPVEVSLRDQELGKVCKYCFGRLGKQFESFVKSKVGESSGIPAKDVKLKDYTITFNPDTMNIEADPVRPQKREQDEMTKLLKRILQVMKSFSIDDLVSKPQRQPLEMQEFSIWMLLVLNDFRVQIGAAIGDLATWLIQLMPNELYDKGLRPCQSKLAHYLLTLSKYSSNMDNDEMSNTIPGEIFIVTNSPRLVAHEKMSTVQSVSGKSNMKKKMDNEFDKVNEVGNKNEKFIDSVRKQEQPSTTHDGSGKAEIHWEDFLRQTSLDELMEGTAKPMSLAQFSNGVIYSLWRTSLMIGGGSEIFRGWLMQIAPILLDHEQTEKIISGVKSLHDHLEKQPEDVCKLGIQVIPFLRPGMKLRVDGQVSEVTPVTEVDDPDTLEFNILGSLSTNCSRTIPNAKSNGKAKGRNPSVPILHDQYCEETSSISDCRGANRLSLPSAVRRNRVKKKTRGNSDLKVAAGDSILNSPEKSLPESNESPKEGNQVAEEGSEKKRNLVKSGITSTVDFNHISSSSLESVSMKISSSHVNSTKLKEVREDAGKNGSQLCLVSDSKSDNKIAKAKDKSSQLNNTGGDKVKGNTKTQNDNEKNTVHLENSKASPYKAKVKRKLNTDDVAVKAVKSEKHETGTVPGTGKCLPKPHNLEVPRLPGKPMQGSKRVKLQQTRGKANEKQVEKQEKQTSGDHKTSRNSGEEHMKHKSGELNQEIRNRKIEQESISKKLKTTEVPETQKHVAKRQNQPSKLSKSATVSSSKVLSSSKVQRSRRLAGTPALSVEEIDTKEKGKKTKPTFEDLMNYDT; this is translated from the exons ATGGGTGATGTATGTGTAGTTTGCGGAGAGTCGGCCGAAGGAAAGCCCTTATACAAGAAACTGGGTTCGGGAGAATACAATGTGGAAGTGCTGACAGCCCTAAGAGCGCTGCAGTTGACTATCATCACAGATGCCGACAAGAACAACGGCTATATCTGCTGGGACTGCGATGAAGTTATTGTAGCCGAGTATGGAAG GTACTTGGAAAGTGAGGAAAGCAAAAAGACAGAGGATGTGAAGCAGAGACGTACCAAAAAACATCACAAAGcagaaaccaaaaagaaaaagtctaAACCCTCAGACATACATAAGGGCAAGAAAATCCGTAAACTGAAACTATCCCTCTCGAGAATCAACCTTGAAAGTACAGCTGTCCCAAGATCAGTTACCAAAGCCAAGAAACAGGAACATCACAGAGAAAGGAGGATATCCAAGGTGCACCAAAGCTCTCACTGTGTCATGTGCGATAAGAGTTTTGAAAATGGAGACAGAGGGTACCAGCGCTTCAACCTAATGAAAATGGTGAATGATGATATGGATGTTGCTGAAGTAATGCAG CTGCTAGGTTTGGCCCGCCACATTGCTccggaaatgaagaaaaagagatttGTATGCAATCCTTGCTATTACATCATTCGCCGTAACTATAAGAACAAACTCCTGAAAGGCACGTCGATTGAGGCTGTGGCTTCTGGTGGAGCAACAAATagtaaacccacacaaaaccccattcaCCGGGCCACCACTCAGGAACATGCAGCTGAAATT GCCAAGTTGCTTCCACCAGCCCTGGCAGAATGTTACAAGATCTTAACTGGTGATAGTGACAtgacagaaaaagaaattttacctCCTGCGAACACTAGCCAACAGCAGAATATTGCAGGTCACTTGCTGAGTGAGAGCCAGATAAACAGTCAGCGATTTGAAACTGGAAGTGCGGATGATGAAGTGTACACAGAAAATGATGGAGATGAGCATTCAGCCGGGACCGAAGCAGAGGATGAGGACAGTGGATTTAATGTCTCTCAGGATAAGTTTGGAAATTATGTGATCAATATGGATGAGGTTGCTTCACCCAGGTTAGATGATGACCAGACCTCCGAATCGAAAAGTCCTCATCCCAGCATGTCGAAAGAGAGCAGAGTCATGCATATAACCAGAAAAAAGAATGTTCTGTTACCAAAGCGTCGGCAGCATCACCTGTCCACGGAACATGACAGTGAAGGAAGCCAGCCCGAGAGTGACTCTCAGTCCTTACCAGTGAAAGATTTAAATGGTACACAAAGTACCACAGGTGGTGAAGATGGTAGCTTAACTGGTGTCTGTAACATTTGTGGGATAAAGTTCACAGGAAAGCCAGCAACCTGGTGGTACAATCTGAACAGTCTGCTGGCAGGTTTTGAGAATATCACAGTGACAATTGCATTACGG TTGCTAGAAACATCTTTGGCTGACACCAGTAAAGAAGCCCGCATTGCCAGGCAGGTGTGTCCCATGTGCTACGGAATGGTCTCTGCAGGTTTCAG GTCTCAAGTAACTCAAAGAGTAGAGCAACAGTTACATGTAGACCCATCTCAAGTGAATATTTCCAAAATGAAAGTGCAAACAATTCCTAGACCAAAGTTGAAAAACATTATTGAAAAGGAAGTGTTTCCTACTCAGTctcaaaaatatgtaaatgaggacataaataatattaaaagacaaaagagaaaaagcattGAAGATTCCACTGAGCTCAGCATAGCCAAGAAAACTAAAGATGAATCTACAGTTGAAAGCCAGACTCCTCATAGGGGCAAGAATGTGGTCCGGATtaataaaagaggaaggaagagaaaatccaTTGGAAAGGTGCCAGAACAGACAAGTAGTAAACAAGATCTAAGCAGTGATGGAAACAGTGATGCTGATGACTCCAAACCACCAAAACCTATTGTCTTGCTAGAGGATTTGCGTTCGGTCTTACCAGCCGAGGCCTTTGGGGGAAAGCCAGTGTCAGCACTGAAGATTGAAGAGAATATCAATCAAAGCTCCCCAAGCCACAATTCTGAGGAGTCTGCACCTGCTTTCCATGCAGATTTGGGAGGTTCATCTCCTCCTGCATCTCACTTGATTTTCAGTTCCTTAACTCCTAGTCAAGAAGTTGATGCATGTGAATTCATTCACCATGCTGATAAGGAAATCTTTACAAATCTTTTaaacaagggaaaaggaaatgtagTTCCTGGAAATGTGCGAGGAAGATGCGTGATCTGTGGTTGTAATTACTATGTTGAACAAAGCTTCTGGAAGAACATCAATACCATGATTCGACCACCATCGCTCATGATATCTCTGCGATGGGTCTGCATCTCCCTCAATGTGACACCGGTGGAAGTTTCATTACGTGACCAGGAACTTGGAAAG GTTTGTAAGTACTGTTTTGGTCGTCTGGGGAAGCAGTTTGAGAGCTTCGTCAAATCCAAAGTGGGAGAGTCTAGTGGTATTCCAGCCAAAGATGTGAAGCTCAAAGATTACACCATAACGTTCAACCCCGACACCATGAACATCGAAGCTGACCCAGTAAGGCCTCAGAAGAGAGAACAG GATGAAATGACAAAGCTTCTGAAGAGGATCCTTCAAGTAATGAAGAGTTTCAGCATTGATGACCTTGTCAGCAAACCTCAACGTCAGCCATTAGAAATGCAAGAATTCTCTATATGGATGTTACTGGTTCTCAATGACTTTCGAGTGCAGATTGGAGCTGCCATAGGAGATTTGGCCACGTGGCTGATTCAGTTAATGCCAAATGAACTATATGACAAAGGTCTAAGACCATGTCAGAGTAAATTGGCACATTACCTCCTTACACTTTCCAAATATTCAAGTAAcatggataatgatgaaatgagtaaCACAATCCCTGGAGAAATATTTATTGTTACAAATTCACCCAGACTTGTAGCACATGAGAAAATGAGCACAGTTCAAAGTGTCAGTGGCAAAagtaacatgaaaaagaaaatggataatgaaTTTGACAAGGTAAATGAAGTgggcaacaaaaatgaaaaattcattGATTCTGTTCGTAAACAGGAGCAGCCAAGTACAACTCACGATGGATCAGGAAAAGCAGAGATTCACTGGGAAGATTTCTTAAGACAGACCTCACTGGACGAGCTCATGGAAGGCACAGCGAAGCCCATGTCCCTGGCTCAGTTTAGTAACGGTGTCATTTATTCCTTGTGGAGAACATCCCTCATGATTGGAGGGGGCTCAGAAATTTTCAGAGGCTGGCTCATGCAAATTGCACCTATTTTATTAGATCATGAACAGACTGAAAAGATCATCTCAGGTGTTAAATCACTACATGATCACTTAGAGAAACAGCCTGAAGATGTTTGTAAGCTGGGCATTCAAGTAATACCCTTTTTGAGACCAGGCATGAAGCTTAGGGTGGATGGACAAGTCAGTGAAGTTACTCCAGTGACTGAAGTTGATGATCCTGATACTTTAGAATTTAACATTTTAGGAAGTCTTTCAACAAATTGTAGCCGAACTATTCCTAATGCCAAAAGTAATGGGAAAGCCAAAGGTAGGAATCCATCAGTGCCAATATTACATGATCAATATTGTGAAGAAACCAGCAGTATTAGTGATTGTAGAGGAGCTAATCGTCTCTCACTGCCTAGTGCTGTGAGAAGAAAccgagtgaaaaagaaaacacggGGAAATTCAGATTTGAAAGTAGCGGCGGGTGACTCTATCTTAAACAGTCCTGAAAAGTCATTGCCAGAATCAAATGAATCACCCAAAGAAGGAAATCAAGTGGcagaggaaggaagtgaaaagaaaagaaacttagTCAAGTCTGGCATAACTAGTACAGTTGACTTTAATCATATTTCTAGTAGTTCTTTAGAGAGTGTATCTATGAAAATCTCTTCTTCACATGTTAACAGTACAAAGTTGAAAGAAGTTCGTGAAGATGCTGGGAAAAATGGAAGTCAGTTATGTTTAGTATCTGATAGtaaaagtgataacaaaataGCTAAAGCAAAAGATAAAAGTTCACAGTTAAACAATACAGGAGGTGACAAAGTGAAAGGtaacacaaaaactcaaaatgacaatgaaaaaaatacagttcATTTGGAAAATAGTAAAGCTAGTCCTTACAAAGcaaaagtgaaaaggaaactCAATACTGATGATGTTGCAGTGAAAGCAGTCAAGAGTGAAAAACATGAAACAGGCACAGTGCCAGGCACAGGGAAATGTTTACCAAAACCTCATAATTTAGAAGTTCCTAGACTCCCAGGCAAGCCTATGCAAGGCAGTAAGAGAGTAAAGTTGCAACAGACCAGGGGAAAGGCAAATGAGAAGCAGGTTGAAAAGCAGGAAAAACAGACTTCAGGGGATCACAAAACTTCAAGAAATTCAGGTGAAGAGCACATGAAACACAAAAGTGGGGAACTCAATCAGGAAATTAGAAACAGAAAAATTGAACAAGAAAGCATTTCCAAGAAACTTAAAACAACTGAAGTTCCAGAAACACAGAAACATGTAGCCAAGAGACAAAATCAGCCATCCAAATTGTCAAAATCGGCAACAGTCAGTAGTTCTAAAGTTTTGTCCTCCTCCAAAGTGCAACGTTCACGAAGATTGGCAGGGACCCCAGCTTTGTCAGTGGAAGAGATAGATACAAAAGAGAAGGGCAAGAAGACAAAGCCAACATTTGAGGATTTAATGAACTATGACACCTGA